One window of the Saccopteryx bilineata isolate mSacBil1 chromosome 2, mSacBil1_pri_phased_curated, whole genome shotgun sequence genome contains the following:
- the DUSP6 gene encoding dual specificity protein phosphatase 6 encodes MIDTLRPVPFASEMAISKTVAWLNEQLELGNERLLLMDCRPQELYESSHIESAINVAIPGIMLRRLQKGNLPVRALFTRSEDRDRFTRRCGTDTVVLYDESSSDWNENTGGESVLGLLLKKLKDEGCRAFYLEGGFSKFQAEFALHCETNLDGSCSSSSPSLPVLGLGGLRISSDSSSDIESDLDRDPNSATDSDGSPLSNSQPSFPVEILPFLYLGCAKDSTNLDVLEEFGIKYILNVTPNLPNLFENAGEFKYKQIPISDHWSQNLSQFFPEAISFIDEARGKNCGVLVHCLAGISRSVTVTVAYLMQKLNLSMNDAYDIVKMKKSNISPNFNFMGQLLDFERTLGLSSPCDNRVPAQQLYFTTPSNQNVYQVDSLQST; translated from the exons ATGATAGATACGCTCAGACCCGTGCCCTTCGCGTCGGAAATGGCGATCAGCAAGACTGTGGCGTGGCTCAACGAGCAGCTGGAGCTGGGCAACGAGCGGCTGCTGCTGATGGACTGCCGGCCGCAGGAGCTGTACGAGTCGTCGCACATCGAATCAGCCATAAACGTGGCCATTCCAGGCATCATGTTGCGGCGCCTGCAGAAGGGCAACCTGCCCGTACGCGCTCTTTTTACGCGCAGCGAGGACCGGGACCGCTTCACCCGGCGCTGCGGCACCGACACAGTGGTGCTCTACGATGAGAGTAGCAGCGACTGGAACGAGAACACCGGTGGTGAGTCCGTACTTGGACTGCTGCTAAAGAAGCTCAAGGACGAGGGCTGCCGGGCGTTCTACCTGGAAG GTGGCTTCAGTAAGTTCCAAGCCGAGTTCGCCCTGCACTGCGAGACCAATCTAGACGGCTCGTGTAGCAGCAGCTCGCCGTCGTTGCCAGTGCTGGGGCTCGGGGGCCTACGTATCAGCTCCGACTCCTCCTCGGACATTGAGTCTGACCTTGACCGGGACCCCAATAGTGCAACGGACTCGGATGGCAGCCCGCTGTCTAACAGCCAGCCTTCTTTCCCTGTGGAGATCTTGCCCTTCCTTTACTTGGGCTGTGCCAAGGACTCCACCAACCTGGACGTGTTGGAGGAGTTCGGGATCAAGTACATCTTGAACGTCACCCCCAATTTGCCAAATCTGTTCGAGAACGCAGGAGAGTTTAAATACAAGCAGATCCCCATCTCGGATCACTGGAGCCAGAACCTGTCCCAGTTTTTCCCTGAGGCCATTTCTTTCATAG ATGAAGCCCGAGGCAAAAACTGTGGCGTCTTGGTGCATTGCTTGGCTGGGATCAGCCGCTCAGTCACTGTGACAGTGGCTTATCTTATGCAGAAGCTCAATCTGTCAATGAATGATGCTTACGACATTGTCAAGATGAAGAAATCCAACATCTCCCCCAACTTCAACTTCATGGGCCAGCTGCTGGATTTCGAGAGGACGCTGGGACTCAGCAGCCCGTGTGACAACCGAGTCCCAGCACAACAGCTATACTTTACCACTCCCTCCAACCAGAATGTCTACCAGGTGGACTCCCTGCAGTCCACGTGA